Within the Trichoderma breve strain T069 chromosome 3, whole genome shotgun sequence genome, the region TCATTTTTACCAAAATGGAGATTCAAGGATGACAACGATCATCTTGCAGCGATGACGCAGTCCCAAGTTCAAGATTTCGTTTGGCTACATGCGGCGGCCGACGGGATTTACAAGATCAAGTTGCGAGCGTCCTTTGTTTCAACGAGTGGTTCGCCGTCATCGTATATCGACGACTTCTACGTCGTCGTGCAACTGAAGGAGTTCCCCAGTCGGTATGATGTTGCTTTGCGCTGCCTTCTCAATAGTGACACGCTGTGCCTACATATTTACGATCCTGCCGTTCGAGCTCCTGTCGATCGCGAGAGGCCAGCAAAATGGCCAGCCCGAGTCGTTCACGGCTCCACCATCATGAATGCACTTGTACACCAGGGTATAGCAGATGAAAACGCAGTTTGCAATTCGTCAGATGAGCGACATTTGATCCTTGCAGTGCGTCGACCAAAGGAGATCGACTGTCGGCCCAATCTCAATGTCATGGTAGTGGGCGATGAAGGACGAAAAGATTACTTGGTATCCTTGAATTTCCTCGCGGATTCTAAACCATGCCAGCGCAAAGTCGAGGCTGTGCTGCAATTTCACCCAGATGCAAACCCGACACCTCGAGGGCGAGGCGGCGTGCAATTATTCGGAGCCAGGAGCACTGAATCCCCTACCTCATCTAACATTAAACTCAAGATGAGACTGCACAGAGACCTTTTACGCGGGTATGGATTCTTCAAAATTCTGCGGGAGAATGCTGAGACGCAACCACCGATGCAGCTTGCACAAGGCCGCTCTTTGCCAGCAGTAAACCTGCTTCCAGCGTCCCAGCATATCGTCGACGCTCTGATGGAGGATGTTCTCCCCAGAGATCGCAAAAGGTTCTGTACATATCTCAGCAGGGTACCACTGGGTTTTGGCCTTATCACAGGCGTAAgtctctttgctttgctccTTTGAGAGACGATACTCACTAGTTTGGATGCAAGGATCCTGGTTTTGGAAAGACGACGGTCCTCTCCGTAGCCACGCTCGGCGTGTCTATCGCTCTCGGGCCGATCTATGCATGTGCTGCTACCGACGTCGCAGCTGACAACTTTGCGGAGCATCTCAATCGAATCTCTGAGAAAATTCACAAGTCGGCTCAATGAGGCCAAAGCGTTGGGCGAAAGTCCAGCTAGGCGTATCCTCATCGTTCGTGGCTACGATATAGATGACGAGGTTGCTGCCTTTCACAAACTCCTCGAAAATCCTCGGATAGGTGATAAGGCAGCTCCTCCATATAATTTTGCTCTTAAACCGAAATGGAGACTGCACTTATCCCTGGCATTCTGGCTGCTCGTGGCCCTACGATCGCCTGCTGTTCGTTCATTTCATGGTGATGATCCTGTAGGAATACAGTCGCTGCAATCGTATTTAGATAACCAATCGAATCTTAGGCGGCTTCGCAATGTGGCAACTGGAGTAATTGGCTATCAAGAGTACAAAAATGGCCATACGGTGGATGCCGACCGCATCAGGTTCATGTTCCAGAACATTTTGCGCTGTACTAACATCCTTTGCACGAATATATCCCTTTCTTGTCAAAGGCCATACGATTTCTGGAAGAGCTTAGCCAAGGGTATCGCAGTGGACGAAGCAAACAATGTTGGCCGTCCTGACCTCTACTCAGTATGGGGTAACACACTTCTCCCGTGTCTCCTTTGTGGCGACGACAAGCAGCTTGAACCTCGTGTGGTGAGTTTTGGACAAAAAGATGAGAATGGCCACTCCGTAAACAGGCTTGAGGACGATGGTAAACTGtccgctcttcttttcttcaaagGGAATCGCTGGCCTGTGTTTCGCTTGCGGACCCAACTCAGAATGGCCACTGGACTTTTCGACCTCTGTTATGAGGTGGTCAAAGACATGCCAGATTTTCGATACGGACCCGATTGCGACATCAGTTTGGATCGGCATGCGTGTGGCCGCAAACTGGAAGCTTTTCTACAAAAGAGATTTCCTGAGTTGGCTCCTCCTCACAATGACAAGCTCGCAGAGGCGTTTATCAACTGCACAGGATCCAAGTTTTATTTCAGTCCAGTGACTGGGTCGGGGTGGAATCCAGCTCAATCCAGGCGCGCGCTACACTTTGTCCGCGACCTAGTAACACAGACAAAGATTACTCCCGCCgatgtcttcatcatcacacCCTACGAAGCCAACGTCGATTTCATCGAGGGTAAGAGGCAAAAGCTAGAGTACTCGGCAATCTCATCCATGGCCCCAGCTGCGACAGTTGATGACTtccaaggccgtcaagggAACATTATAATCCTTGTGACGGCAACGACAGAGACTTCAAAGCCAGGCTACGTCCCTGACATACATTATCTCTGCGTCATGCTCAGCCGTCACATATCTGGATTGGTCATTTTTGGTGATCATAGCATCCCGCAGGCGTCTGACGTACGTAATATCCAGAAGGATGAGGCTGAAACCGACAAGAATCCCATGAAAAACATGGTGAGTATCTTGATGCGGAAAAAGCGAGTTGCTACACTGCCGGCTCCTACACTCTCCAACAACATCACATCCGACGTCTCGTAGTTGCTTTGCAGTACCTCTTGTTCTTACCTATCAAACCGGCTATTGCATTACATTTCAGGCTATAGGAATACTTGAACAAATTGCTCAAGCGAGAGACTGGATGAGTAGTCTAtagcgagagagaagatagCGATGAAACACGTATTTCTGAATATAGTCTATCTTAACGATAAAGGTTTTGCCGCTAGCGGTTCTTTCTTGTGAAGACGCTGTTTCTAGAGTAGTTCCTCAGTGCACGCATTGGATCCTCTTTGCCCGCTACATCTTTCGAGCCGAAGTACATAGCGAATGATAACCCCGAAGTCTGATTTGGAAACTTCgaaataaaattttaattcATCTAGCTAGAGGGGTGTCGTCACTGTCGTGACCTAATCCAAGGCCTCTCGGACAATCATtcaagtaaaaaaaaaaaaaagagagagagacaactGCATCGCTAACGATCAGTCGAATGATCGCCGATGGAACAATTATGCTGTCTCGATTTATCGGCTTTTTAAATGTGGTCAAACCCGTTTTCGTGCATATATCAGCTACGAATTGTTGATAAAAATAGCATACCGCATCTTGACCCCATGCAAACCTTGCTGCGATTCACTCGCGGCCATGGCCCTGCTCAAGCCGGCAGTCAAATTCATTACGAAGCTAATGCAGCATGATGTATCCGTGCCCAGGCCTGTCTAGGTTATTTTTATCCAACAGTCGGCTCGACTTGGAATGTCGTGTTCCCCTGTGCATGAGATCCTCGTAAAAAAAGGATGCACCTATTAATAGACACTCATCCTACGATGGGCACGTTACATGTATTTCATTGGTTGAAATTGGCTAACACCGATTTCCGCTTCAATTGCTTCATTCAAGTCTTAGACACATAGCGGTATGATACCGATTGATAGACTATGATCCAGCCATCTCCACGACAACAGTGTGTGAGTGAGGCGGTGCAGTTCCACCCCTGCCTAACTATACTATTCCGCTCCGGCAAGCGGATCACTGGTCCATATACCTCTATGCTGCAGTCTTCCGAAACACTGATACGTGGGAAGATGCGGGTGATAGAACCGTGAGTGGTGGAATTGAATGGGCTTGGCCCGTTGGCGAGGAGCGTATAATGTTGGCAATTACATATTGGTCTCTTGAAATGAAAGGATAAAGTTTTCTTCTGATCGTCAGTTTCCTGGAGATTATTATCACTCTTGACCATAGGATTAAGTCAATCTTCGGGTCAAGCTCCTATTACCATGTCCGAAAAAAATAACAATACTAACAAAGAAGGCAACATTACTTGTAAGTTTTTACCATCTACTATCctaattttaaaagttttaacACGTCTAGATCACCCAAAAGCAGTCTCGTCCCCGAAGCATATTGCACAGGGACAGCACAGAGATTTGAGAGCAAAATGGCAAAATTCGAATACCTGCCACTGGCTAATCCAAGAGAGTGCTTTCCAATCTTGGGAGAAAATGGAGGCAGAATACTCTTTACTCTGGCTTTATGGCAGTCGTAAGTTTCTCCACTTATAGAAGACAGCTTTATACTGACTATTAAGTAGCTGGATGTGGGAAATCAATTTTGATGTGAGTTTCTATACCACCTGTCCTTGTCATACCTGTTATGAGTAGAGAATAATCTTTATCTTTAGGTCCCGTGTGATTGAATGTATTCATCAGAATCAGTTCTCGATAAAAGGCCCTGATGCGGTCCACTTGCTCTACTACTATGTCGGCTTCCATATCGAAGACAACCAGAGCACGGATGAGCTCTACCAAGATATTTTAACGACATTTTGGGAGCAAACGCTCAACGAATCCAGGGACCGATCGACCAATACATATAATGAATATTCTAGCCTCGAGGAAATGGAGAATTTTCTGCACGAAATGCTCATTTCATCAAAACGAGATATATATATGGTCATCGATGCGCTTGATCAACTTCCTGATGCCACGCAGGAACGAGTAATTTGTGGTTTCAATGCATTAGCTCGAAAGCTCCGGTATGAAATGAGTAGCTACCGCCTTAGCGTAGCCATCAGTTCCCGCCATTGCAATTGTACCGATGAGTTGCGAACACGTCGGCTGTTCCTAGTTCAAGTTACAGCGGAGAAAAACAGGCGTGATATCGAACAATATCTAGAAGAAAATCTCAGATCAGCACTCCTTGATGGAAATCCACAGCTTAAGGGGCGACTATTGGACGAATTGACCCAAAAGGCAGACGGAATGTAAGTGCTGTGGATCCTTCTATTTATACTTCCACTGACGGATATGATACAGATTCCTATGGGTTATCCTACAAGCATCAAACATTAGCCAAATGAAGCACGAATCACAAGTCATGGAGGCCTTACTAAAGCTCTCTCCCCCAAGGATATTAGAAGATCTATACAAGACCTATGCTTATAAGTTTAAGGTCTTACAAAACACAATAGAGCAACAAATAGTTCAGAGAGCGGTGGCCCTACTCGCATCCAACATGGGTTCAATGTCAAAAGACACCCTGTGCGTGGCGCTATCACTTGATTCCCACGGGACTATCAACAAGAAGCTTCATCAAGATCTGGTCAAGAATACCTCTGCAATTGTTACGTCCTCTGAACATTTGATCCAATTCAACGAGCATCTTGGGACTTTTCAATTCTGTCACATAACAGCCTTTGAGTTCTTTAGAGCATACGAGCCAGCTGCTTACAACCTCCAGATTGCAGAGCTCTGTCTGTCTTATCTGCGCTCTTTAGAATTCGGTCAGAGCTCTCTGGACGATGCCTCATGGCGTAATACTGAGAACCTTGAGTCGGTGATACAAAATCACCCGTTTCTACCATTTGTCTCCTCAATGTGGGCCATAAGCATTCAGAAGAGTTTCATATCCAAGAATATCCTACATATCGAAAAGAGATATTCAACAGTCCTCGACTTGTTTCAGATCCTTTTTGCCAAAACCCAAGGAGGCAAATTTGGTAATCTTCAATTGGCATTTCAAGTTCACTTGTTTAATATGGGCAAGAGATTGCCAGTCGGAGTTCACCACGAGCACATTGTTAGCTATTATGGCCTCACCGGGCTCTTCGATATTTTCGTGGCAAGGAAGTGGTTCGACGTGACAAAGCTTGATAACGATGGATTAATTCCCATCCACTGGGCTTTACGGAATTCGGTAAAAGGATACGATACCAGCTCTACTGTTGCAAAACTGATACAAAACGGTGCGAATATCAACGCTAAAGACAAAGAAGGTCACACTCCTCTACACTATGCCGCTCGTTACGGGAATTTTCAAGCAGTGAAACTTCTTGTTGAAAAGGCAGAACTCAATTTCACGAAtgcgaagaaagaaacagcCCTCGTCACTGCTTGCAGAAAGCATCATGAAGATGTGATATTGCGCCTTGTTAAAGCCGGGGCGGACGTAAAGGTTCAAAGCTCTTTCGGCACGGCTTTACAAGTCATATCCTTGATTGGGTGTTGCCGTTGTGCCAATGCAATCCTCGCACGTTATGGGGATTCCAAGATCATCATTGAGAAAGACTGGCCATTCGGCACTTCTCTCCACTCTGCAGCATTTTACGGTCACTTGGACCTTGTTAGACTACTTTGCTCTAAACGTATAGATATCCGTGCAACGCACAAAATATACGGAACCCCAGTGACAGCTGCCGTCATGGGTCTCAAACCAGGACTAGACGTGAGCCCATTTCTGGATACTATCAAGATGTTGCTCAAGCATGGTGTGAAAGTCAATGATCGAAGCGGTACACTCGGACCAGCTCTCCGGGCAGCAGTATATCACGGAAACAGGGAAGTTGTGATTCTACTTCTGGAGAATGGCGCCAAAATTAGTAAAGCTGGAGGACGAACGGGTACGGCGTATGAAGTTGCAAAAACCCGTGGACATACAGACATTATGCATGTTTTATCGGAGAGAGGCAAAGGGGCTCCAGATTATGACAAGGATCACGACCTCCCTTGGCAAAATCGTCAACAGGTTCTGCGGCAAGAGTTCAGGGCGACTTCCAGAGCTGGTAGCATGGAAATGATCGACCGTCTCATCAGACAATTCGAGAAATCtttaaagaaagaaatccaAAATGGTGAAACTATTTTCCTCAAAGCATTGGTTAGGCTAGGTAAAGACGCCTTTATTGACATGGTAGAGTTGGCTACAATGTCGCACAATGACATTGACGTACCGacaacaaaacaagacaaTAACCATATATCACGTCTCCGAGACGATTTGTCTGAGTTTCTTGGTTTAGGTTCTGCTAGCAAAGACGGTGAACCCATCTTGACTCATGAAGCTGGCACTGGCGGTGTGGCATCACCCCATATTGGCCTATCAGCAAATACCCTCGTCCAAGGCAGTCATGGAAAACACTTCCCACAAGTCTTGTATCGAATGGCTCTGGCTGCGGTGAACATATTGGACACTGCTATTGCGACCAATGACAGGCAGCTAGTCAGGTTGATTACAAACACATGGGCCGAAGCACTGAACAATCTCGTCTCCCATCCTGGGTTGGGAGAGCCAGTATTGGAAATGGCAGTCCAGAGGCGTGCAAACGAGCTCAAGAGACACCTTTTGAACGAACACCTAAGTTTGAAACGAAAGTCCCAAAAAGCAGAGACTTCTGTTCTGCCTGGCATTGAACTGCTTTTGGTAGCCGTTGAGCGCGGCAAAAATTTCAGGCACTTGTCCCTTGTTATCTGTAAGCTCTGGATGATTGCAATGAGTGACTTAGTAGGGCATCTTGGCAAGGCAGGAGAAGCACCGATGCAGGAACTAATTCGCATACTTGCGGAGCGATTGTCGGTAGCAGTCAAGGCTGAAGATCAACTCAATGCTGAAGTTTGTGGACAGGCTGGTATTGAGCTCCTGAGAGCGGCAGCGTTGAGTccgaggccaagattgcTATCCAGATTCAGTGAGAAACTGGCGATAGAACTGGGAGCAAGTCTTGTGGAAAGCATGGATTCCATGGTTGACAAGATTACAAACATGAGGTGTGAAGAATaccaaagctgctgcaagtATTCGGAACATGATGAAGCTCTTGGCCTTACGCTTGCAGGTCTGGGAGTACTATGCACAGTTATCAAGCAGGGTACCGACTCTGTGACATCTAAGTTGCTGCCTTTTATTGAATCAAGGTTCGAAAtggctcgagaagctcatttGGATCGCCACGCATCTACTAGTAATGAAATTCCGGTTCGCTACCTAGAGGTTATCTTTGATGCTACTGTCGACCTGTTTGCAGTAACTGAAGAGATACAGCCTGGCAGCCTGAGGACTTTGGCCTTGAAAatttttgcctttttgggAGTCAAATCAAGCAACTACCAGCAACGCGTTATAATGCTTGTCTTTCAACGCTTTACAGAGGCTGTTCGAATCGTTAACCCTACTGAGCAGAGAAAACAAGTACTTCGGATTGCTAGGACTATTCTCGCTTTCGCAGATGCTGATATGGGTACCAACGAGAGGAGTCTCACTGTTAGGCTAAACCTTAATCAAGTAACTTCGGGGCATTTAGCTAAGTTTTTACCGACCATTGTAAAGATAGAGGAGCTGGCTGGATACAAACAAGTCATTGAGTATCTAAAGAAGAAATTGGAAAACACAGAAGAATGTAAAGACGGGAAAATATAAGGATGCTAGATCTTGATGATAAACGATTTGCGGCGAGTGGTTCTTTCTTTGTGAAAACACTGTTTCTAGAGTAGCTCTTCAGTGTATACAATCTGCGTGAAAATAATAGTGCATCTCTTTTATGCACTGTTTTTAATTGTCAAACTCGTAGCAGCTCTGGGTTTTTCTTCTACATATTCGGGTGGATAACTATTGAACCTGGCTACGTATGTCTAAATGGCGGAAGAGATTTAAATGACACATGTTCGTTATGAACAGCGTTAGGCTGCGCTTTACGCCAAGGAAAGGTTCATGCATCCTAGGCCTCTTAACTCTCCGGAACAGGTTAAACCGATAACGTGCCCAAAGCGTCAGCGCCCTCACTCGAATATTGCATACATTCTAGGCTTCCATGAAGGATCCGTCCAACGCAACAAATGAACCATATTAAAAGCCAGCTTGCCCcaacgaggaggaggttCATCGCTGACATACTCACAAAGCCGATTGACTGTCACGAATACAGATCAAGATGAGCCTCTTGAATGCCCCGTTGCAGTCTTACTTCCACTCATTCGTCCAGCATACTTATGAATTACTGACACCGATCGTAACCCATAGTAAAATTCcaatcttcatcaaggatattgaccatccatggatcaacGAAAACTTGCAATGGCTGGAGAATCGTGACGACCCATTCAAAGAGCTGTGCGACCCGAGTTCCGAAATTTATAGAGGAATTGATGGCCGCGTGTGTCCATCTGATCTCTTTAACCGGCTGGTAGTTGACAACAATAAGTGGGGGATTGAGAGGACGCCTTGGAGAAATGCTCGAGAACGGTTGCTAGAAATGAGGGACTGTCCCATGGCTCTCGACTCGGTTAAACATCTCCACGTAGACATCTACGTCAGCAGCGGGGAATACGGACTCAGATATGATTCACCGAATCCGGGAGACGAAATACCCGAGCTCTTTGCAGATGTCCTGACTTTGATGCACAATTTGGAGCGAATAGACTGGGGTATTTCTGCGGTGTCTGCCAATTACTTTGAAAGTGTCTTCTCAAAAAGAAACCTTTCACTCCCGTCGGTCAATCACCTCGTTCCAAGCCAGTCTTCCTTCTATCTCATCCCCATGTGTCCGAACCTACGAGCCTTGGAAGCCACGGCATCCAGAAGCGACCAAGGATCCTTTATCGAGAGCACTTCTAAAGTGCCGTCCATTCGATCTCTCAATTTTCAAGCTGTACATAGATGGAGCGAGCCCCTACTGTCTGGTAAGTTGCAACGCACGGACATGGAGACTCAGTTTATAATGAATATCTAGATCTACTCAGAGCCATGCCGAACCTCGTTTCCCTCTCTTTAAGAGGAAGAATTGGTGAGGGTGAGTATAGCGACGAAAGCTTTCACTACGTGGAAGTAGACAAAGAGAAACTACAAATGGTGAAAAACAACCTCGGTCTTGAGCCCGATgatatcgtcatcatcaaacGACCCAACGACCCATACCTCAAGGTAAGCATTCAAGATTAGGGCAAGATCTTTTACAACTAACACACGTAGACTTTTCTTCGTGAACTTGTCGGCTACCCAAATATAAGACACCTTGACCTTCCTTATTCAGCAGATTTATCTTTGGGATTCGATGGGGGTCCCTGGTGCGGTAATGCGTATTTCGGGCCGGACGGACGAGCTTATCATCGCAGGGTGTTACAAGAAGGGGCAGAGACAGATGAGAAAGCGGCAAGAATAGCTTTATCTGTCCTACCACATTTGGAGAGTATATCAATTGGAGGATGGACTCCCCATATGAccaaagaagatgggaaCAAAGTGGTTTTTGAATGGCCATGGACCGGGAGAATGGAGGAATGGTTGCTAGAGCAAGTCCCCGACGTATCTAAGGATGACCCATTTTATGATTCCTAAATTGATAAAAATACACTCATTGCAGATTCGAGCAGAGGAGATTTTCCCATAGATAGAATAGTCATATAAATTGGGACTAAAGCGTTTTTGGATCTGTAAACTGGGATTGAGGTTACTATTGAGCGTTGAATGTAGGACGAACGGCGACTGCCGCTCATATTGAAGCGAATTGCTGCTTACAGGAAAAATGAACAGCCCAAGACTCAGACCAGCAATGAACCGTTCTTGCTTTCACAGATGCTGACAAGAGGTAAATCTTACTGTTATGCTGGCACTTAGTTAAGTAACTTTGAGACATTTGGCTGATTTATTATCGATTATTTCAGAGATAGAAGAGCTCGCAGGATATGAAGAAGTCATTGAGTATctgaagatgggatgaaaTAAAGATGGAAAATGGAAGATATCAACAGACAAGTGAGAGAAATAAAGATGATTCATGTTCCATCCGTAGAATATGTCTATTTAGAGGGCAGTCTTCTATATAGAATGTTCGATACTTAGGTATATAGATAACGGTATGTACACACCTTACTACTTCAATGAATGATCTATAAGCACTCTCACTAAATGAACTGTATGGAAAAGACGTGACATATGAAATAGAAAGGAGGACTTCCTACGGGACTTACGCTCTAGCATATCTAGATAGATAAGACTGGAATTCATTCCCGTATATACGAAACTCGAGAGGAACGCTCCCAGATCTCACTACATATAACTCGTACCCAGAGACCGGGGCGTAGCTCTCCTCAAACCAGCTATTACAGCTTTACTAAACCTCTTGATTATAAATAACTTCCATAACTCGTATACAAAGAAAGAACTCATCACAAGGGACGTCAGATAAGAGTATATTTCACACACATAAATTCCACTACCAGACACAGTCTCTCATGGGATGGGATTTTGATCCTTGTCAAGTCCTCTCTGCATTTGATATCATCGACGCAAAGCAAGATAACCAATTACAAGATTCAGAAACTCGCCGGCATATCACATCCAATGTTAAAAGACATCATGAGAACCACGATTTAGCTCAATACAACCTCCCTAGACAAGCTTCACTCCAGTTTCTGCAAACCATGTCGTCGTGAAAAAAACCACCATGACTCGCTACTTCGCATCATGTAGCACACTCGTGACCAGTCCAAGATGCATAAACCGCAACGCTACCACAACATATCCATGCCTAGTCTCCCAGGACCAAGTTGCCCGACGCTGTCAAACTCGACATCCTTCAGCGGTCAATATGCACCTTCGAAAGCCACATCCCGCTTTCGACAAGTCGTCCAAGGCGCCTCCTCCACTTCCAGGCCCATATCCGGCCCCGGCCCCCATCACGACATAGTACAGTTAGATACGATACGAGTTGCAAATAGGCCCAGTATTGGACACACACCGCCTCTCTTGATGCAT harbors:
- a CDS encoding AAA domain-containing protein, translated to METALIPGILAARGPTIACYNQSNLRRLRNVATGVIGYQEYKNGHTVDADRIRPYDFWKSLAKGIAVDEANNVGRPDLYSVWGNTLLPCLLCGDDKQLEPRVVSFGQKDENGHSVNRLEDDGKLSALLFFKGNRWPVFRLRTQLRMATGLFDLCYEVVKDMPDFRYGPDCDISLDRHACGRKLEAFLQKRFPELAPPHNDKLAEAFINCTGSKFYFSPVTGSGWNPAQSRRALHFVRDLVTQTKITPADVFIITPYEANVDFIEGKRQKLEYSAISSMAPAATVDDFQGRQGNIIILVTATTETSKPGYVPDIHYLCVMLSRHISGLVIFGDHSIPQASDVRNIQKDEAETDKNPMKNMVSILMRKKRVATLPAPTLSNNITSDVS
- a CDS encoding ankyrin repeats (3 copies) domain-containing protein; the encoded protein is MEAEYSLLWLYGSPGCGKSILMSRVIECIHQNQFSIKGPDAVHLLYYYVGFHIEDNQSTDELYQDILTTFWEQTLNESRDRSTNTYNEYSSLEEMENFLHEMLISSKRDIYMVIDALDQLPDATQERVICGFNALARKLRYEMSSYRLSVAISSRHCNCTDELRTRRLFLVQVTAEKNRRDIEQYLEENLRSALLDGNPQLKGRLLDELTQKADGIFLWVILQASNISQMKHESQVMEALLKLSPPRILEDLYKTYAYKFKVLQNTIEQQIVQRAVALLASNMGSMSKDTLCVALSLDSHGTINKKLHQDLVKNTSAIVTSSEHLIQFNEHLGTFQFCHITAFEFFRAYEPAAYNLQIAELCLSYLRSLEFGQSSLDDASWRNTENLESVIQNHPFLPFVSSMWAISIQKSFISKNILHIEKRYSTVLDLFQILFAKTQGGKFGNLQLAFQVHLFNMGKRLPVGVHHEHIVSYYGLTGLFDIFVARKWFDVTKLDNDGLIPIHWALRNSVKGYDTSSTVAKLIQNGANINAKDKEGHTPLHYAARYGNFQAVKLLVEKAELNFTNAKKETALVTACRKHHEDVILRLVKAGADVKVQSSFGTALQVISLIGCCRCANAILARYGDSKIIIEKDWPFGTSLHSAAFYGHLDLVRLLCSKRIDIRATHKIYGTPVTAAVMGLKPGLDVSPFLDTIKMLLKHGVKVNDRSGTLGPALRAAVYHGNREVVILLLENGAKISKAGGRTGTAYEVAKTRGHTDIMHVLSERGKGAPDYDKDHDLPWQNRQQVLRQEFRATSRAGSMEMIDRLIRQFEKSLKKEIQNGETIFLKALVRLGKDAFIDMVELATMSHNDIDVPTTKQDNNHISRLRDDLSEFLGLGSASKDGEPILTHEAGTGGVASPHIGLSANTLVQGSHGKHFPQVLYRMALAAVNILDTAIATNDRQLVRLITNTWAEALNNLVSHPGLGEPVLEMAVQRRANELKRHLLNEHLSLKRKSQKAETSVLPGIELLLVAVERGKNFRHLSLVICKLWMIAMSDLVGHLGKAGEAPMQELIRILAERLSVAVKAEDQLNAEVCGQAGIELLRAAALSPRPRLLSRFSEKLAIELGASLVESMDSMVDKITNMRCEEYQSCCKYSEHDEALGLTLAGLGVLCTVIKQGTDSVTSKLLPFIESRFEMAREAHLDRHASTSNEIPVRYLEVIFDATVDLFAVTEEIQPGSLRTLALKIFAFLGVKSSNYQQRVIMLVFQRFTEAVRIVNPTEQRKQVLRIARTILAFADADMGTNERSLTVRLNLNQVTSGHLAKFLPTIVKIEELAGYKQVIEYLKKKLENTEECKDGKI